ACAATCTGCTCGTGCATCGGCGGACGCGTTGAGCCAGTGGCGATCAAAATGGCCTTCGGCTTTTGCCGTTCGATCAGCTCAGGGGTCGGCTTCGCCTTGGGCACTACTAGCCGCAGCACCGAATCAATCGCCGGATCGGATTGAGTCATTCCCTCCTTGAACAGGCTGTGCCCGCCCCCCTCCGCGTCGCTCCCCGCGGCAAAGGAATATCCCCAGGCAGAAGGCGCCGTGCTCTGCTCCCCCGCGCCGGTGAACTCGTCCGCCACGACCACCTTTGAAAAATCAACAAAGGTGTGCCGCACTTCAATGGGTCCAGTCAATTCTTCCAGGGCCGATTCTTCTTGGGCCGACCTAAACAACCGCAGCGCCGCGTCCGCCTGACGCTGGCCAATAATTGCGCAACTTTCCAGGTCGGTCTGGCCCGGACCAGTCGCGTCGAGATTCAAATTCGGCGTCACATCGCCGCTGTTGGAATTGGCGTATGCCGCCACAAACGGCGCCGCGCCCGGCTGATCCCCCGTCAACGCCCGCTCGACGACCTCGGCCGCGTATCCCTTGTTGTCGCTGGTGGTCAGTTTGTAATAAAAGTTCACCGACGTGGGATGCACGGCAAACCAGTTCAGCAGTCCAATCGCGCCCTCCGCGCGCTCAAACTTGAGCAGCGTCATTCGCGTGTCGACCGCGCTGGAGTACTGCTTTCGCTCCGCCTCCGGGTTGTTGCGATACGCCACCGCCGAGCGATTGGCGCTGGCCTCCGGCACGTCTCCCTGCGCCAGCAAGATGCGGCCCGGCTTCAGATCGGCGTCGGCGGCCAGCACCGACTCCACGATGCCGTCGACCAGCGCGTCGAACGCCTGTGGAAAAAACTCTCCGCCCAGCGCGCTGATCGAAAGATGATGATGGTATCCCCCCGGCGTGCCGTGGGTGTGCGTCCCCGCCAGGATCAAATTGGCGTGCCCGTATCGATCCCCCAGTTTCTCTCGCAGTCGCTCCAGCACCGCCAACTTCACCGTGTGCGTGAGGAAGGCCACTTCGCAGGTGGTGTACGCCAACCGCGTGTCGTCCGCGGCGCTGGCGATCACGAACGTCCGCGCGTACTGCCGCTGGCGCAATCCCTCCCCCACCTGCTGCGGATGCACGTAACCGAGCATCTGAATGCCCCACACCGGCAACGTGATGTCCCCTTTCCCGCGGCCAATCAGGTATTCGTCGCCACGTGCCGCCGCTGTCAAACAGGCCGCGCCCAGCGCCGCCAAGATGATTCGCTTCATATGCATCGATTCCCGTCGGTGGTTGTAAACGTCTCTGGCGGTACGCGGTCGAATGGATGTAAATCTCAGCGATTTGCGCCCGTACGTGCGATGCGCCATTCGGTCAAACGTGTGGTTGACTCCGTCAAATATCGCCCCACACGCCGTCGCGCTCGCGCTGCCGCTTCAGCGTCCAACACAGTAGCGGCGCCGTGTCGTCAAAGTTTCGTTCGCCAGTCGGCTCCGAACCAGCCACTCGTCAGACGCCCCCGCAGTCGTGGCAGACACGCCCTTCCGGCACGGAGTCGACCGAATCGCTCTCAATCAGATCGCCGCAATCGGGGCAGGTCAACATTTGCGGGCAATCCGCCAAAATGACCTGGATAGTGGCCGGTTCATAACGCAGCGTTTGCGAGCCGCGCGTGGCAATCTGTGGCCAGCCGGCCGCAAGGTGTTCGCGAAACGCAAGGATCAAATCCAAATTCCAATAGGGATCTGGTCGAAACTGCGACAGGCAATAAATCCCTCGGTAGCTGTCCGCGCAGCGCGGGTGCAATGGGTTTTCGCGCGGCGTCTCGCCGCGTGGTATCCGCCGCGCGTACACAATGCCATCCACCAACACCACCTGGTTTCGCGACATCCCCAGCAGGTCGGGCAAAAACCCGTCGTTCGGATCGCGTATCTCCAACAGCCCTCGCCCCAACAACTGGTTCAACTGGCCATCCAGGTCGGAGTGCTCGAATCTTGGCGTCATCTCAGCGACTCCCGTTAGCAACTGGCGATCGCCCGCTGCCTCAGTCGCCGCGTAGCCCGATGCGATAGACGAACGGCTGGCTGCTCTTGTAGCCCCCCGTGTAACGCTGCATCGCCAGCACAATGTCCCCCGTCGCGCGGTCCTCAAACGCCGCCGCGTGCGCCGACAGCTCCACCCCATCGGTGTCGTCGTCCCGGCGGGTGTCGATCTCGATCACGCTCGACCGCACGAGCCGCAACGAGCGCGAATCCACCTCGCCGATGACCAATGGCCAGCGTGGGCTGTTCCCTTGGGGGTTGGCGGGACAGATGTTGCCAATCCAAAAATAGCGCCCGCTCGAATGCGCCAGCAACTGCGACATGCTGCTCGGCGAAAAGAACGCTTCGCCATCATCGTAGCGCCACGGCTCGGGCGTCGACCAATGCTCTCCTCCATCCTCCGAGACGGCCTGCCAGCGATGTCCAGCCAACTGGTAATCCGGATCCTTTGTCCCCCCATTGCTGCCTCGCAGCACCATCAAAATACGTCCGTCGGGCATCTCGGCCAGCGTCGGTTCGATCATCCCACGCGTGCTCCGCGCGGGGTCGGCCTCGACGCGCTGCGCCGCCCGCCACTTCAAACGCCGGTTGCCGGACCACTCGCCGATCAGCGTCACCGCGTCGGTGTAGGTGAATCCTCCCCCCGGAGACGACAACTCGCCATCGGCGCCCAGCAGGCACGCTTGCGCGGGCACGAGAAGCTTCCCCTCCCGCGTGCGCAATACCTGCGAACCCGCGTCCCCCATGAAGAGGGCGTTCTTCCCGACCCAGACCCCGTCGATCGGATTCTGCGCGGTGTGCCCTTCGGTCACAATCGGTTCGTCGCAGACATAGCTGCGGCCGCCATCGGTCGATACGCGATAGCGCAGGTAATACGTATTCAGCGCCACGGGCGGTTCGATGGCCGCGGGATCAACGCCCGGCGTGTCCATGGCGTTGATGATCGCCACCACGCAATTCTCCTCCGGGTCGTAAAAGCGTGTGGCGATCTCGCGGCGGTATCCAAACGGCAGCTTGCCGTCGAACCGGGTGAATGGGTCGATCTTCTCCCAGGTTTGGCCGTTGTCGGCCGAAAAGCCCCCCGCCGCCAATAAGTGGCGCTCTGTCGGCGAAACGTAAATCGCGTTCGTCAGCCCAGACGCTGCTTCCAGTCGCCGCCGCTCCACCAACTCGAGCCGCGTGCCAGTGCCCAGTTCGCCGGCAAGCGCTAACCCACCAGCGCCAAAAAACAAAACCGCCAAACAAAGTCGCATCGGCTTTCGGTCCACTATCTCTCCCCAGCGCGCCAGATCGAACTACGCCAGAATGTCATGCACCACCTGCCCATGCACGTCGGTCAACCGGAAGTCGCGCCCCTGAAAGCGGTACGTCAGCCGCTCGTGGTCGATCCCCAACAGGTGCATGATCGTGGCGTTCAGATCGTGAATATGCACCGGCTTGTCGGTGATGTTGTAGCTGAAGTCGTCGGTCTCGCCGTACACCAGCCCCCCTTTCACGCCTCCCCCCGCCAGCCACATGGTGAAGTTGCGCGGGTGATGATCGCGACCGTAGTTGTCCTTGGTCAACGTCCCTTGGCTGTAGATCGTCCGCCCGAACTCCCCTCCCCAGATCACCAGCGTCTCGTCGAGCATCCCCCGCTGCTTCAAATCTTTGATGAGCGCCATGCAGCCGCGATCAATGTCTTTCGACATCAGCCGGATGTTCTCGGGCAGGTTGTTGTGATGGTCCCAGCCGCGAATAAACACCTGCGTGAACCGCACCCCACGCTCCGCCAACCGCCGCGCCAGCAGGCAGTTGTAGGCAAACGTCCCCGGCTGCGTCGCCTCTGGCCCGTACAGATCGAGCACGCTCTGCGGCTCGCCCGAGATGTCGGCCAACTCGGGCACCGAGGTCTGCATCTTGAAGGCCATTTCGTACTGCGCGATGCGCGTGGCGATCTCCGGATCGCCATACACGGCCTGATGTTTTTCGTTGAGCGTGGCCAGCCCATCCAACATTTGCCGTCGCCGGTCGGGAGTCACACCGGGCGGATTCGACAAATACAACACCGGGTCGCCGCTGGAGCGCAGCGCCACCCCTTGGTGCTTGGTGGGCAAAAAGCCAGAGCCCCACAGCCGCGAAAACAACGCCTGCGTCCCCGCCTTAGCCGACCATTTGGAATGCAGCACCACAAACGCCGGCAAGTCCTGGCTGGGGCTGCCAATGCCATACGACACCCAGGCCCCCGCGCTGGGCCGCCCCGGCAACTGGCTCCCCGTTTGAATGTAGGTGATCGCCGGGTCGTGATTGATCGCCTCGGTGTGCATCGACTTGACGATGGTGATGTCGTCGACGATCTCGCGATGATTCGGCAGCAACTCGCTCAGCCACGCCCCCGACTTGCCGTGCTGGCTAAACTGAAATAGCGACGGCGCCACCGGCAGCCGCTTCTGCCCGGAGGTCATCGTGGTGATCCGCTGCCCCATCCGCACCGAGTCGGGCAGGTCCTTGTCGAAGAACTCTCCCAACTTCGGTTTGTAATCGAACAGATCAAGCTGCGAGGGGGCGTCGGCCATGAACAGCCAGATCACGCGCTTCGCCTTGGGCGCCTTGTGCAATTGCGGCAGCGCGCCCAGCGAGGCCAACGGATCGGGGGGCGAGGCGTCCCCCGCAAAGAGTTGCGGATTGACCACGCTCCCCAGCGCGGCGGCGCCCAGGCCAGCGGCCATGCGGCCAAAAAAGTAGCGCCGCGTTTCCGCCAGTGCATTCTCTCGGCGCGGATCCATGTCGGCTATTCCTTGGTGATCGTTTCGTCGAGGTTCAAGATCAGGTTGGCCACCATCGTCCAGGCGGCGTGCTCGGCCGGGTCGAGCGCCTCGTCGCGCTTCGATTCGCCCACCGCCAGCAATTGCTTGGCGGCCTCGGCGTCGGCGCGAAACTCGCCCAACTGCTTTTCATACATGCCGACCAGCACCGCCAATTCGTCGCTCTCCGGCACACGCGCGGTCGCCAGCCGCCAGCCAAAAGCCGCCCGTTCCGCCGGCGCGGCGCCCCCTTCTTTCATCATCCGCGTGGCCAGCGCCCGCGATGTCTCCACAAATTGCACGTCGTTCATGAGCGCCAGCGCCTGGAGCGGCGTGTTGGTCCGCGCCCGCCGCACCGTGCACGTCTCCCGCGACGGCGCGTCGAACGCCGTCAGCGAGGGCGGCGGACAGGTCCGCTTCCAAAATGTGTACATGCTGCGCCGGTACAGCGCCTCGCCACTATCCCGCTTGAAATCGCGCGTGTTGCTGCCGATGAAGCCGACCGTCTCCCACAATCCCTCGGGCTGATACGGCTTGACGCTCTTGCCCCCCACTTTCTCCACCAACAGGCCACTCGTCGCCAAGGCGATGTCGCGCACCACCTCCGCGTCAACCCGATAGCGTGGTCCCCGCGCGACGAGCCGATTCTCCGGATCGCGCGCCACCAACTCCGCCGTCGTCTTCGACGATTGCCGATAGGCGCTGGAGGTGACGATCAGCTTTTGCAAATGTTTGACATTCCAACCACTCTCGATGAACTCCGCCGCCAGCCAGTCCAGCAGATCGAGATGCGAGGGCCATTCGGCCTGCGAGCCAAAATCCTCGGCGGTCTTTACAATGCCCACCCCAAAATATTGTTGCCAGTACCGATTCACCGTCACGCGCGCCGGCAGCGGATGCGCCGGATCGACGAGCCACCGCGCCAGCCCCAACCGGTTGCGCGGCGCGTCGGCCGGCATCGGCGGCAAGATCGCCGGCGTCCCTGGCTCGACCTTGTCCGACTTCTTGTCGTACGCGCCCCGTATCAACACAAACGCCTCGCGCGACTTCTCCAGGTTGGCCATCACCATCGTCCGTGGCACGGCCGCGTCCAGTTCCGCCACGCGCTTGTTCACGTCGTCGATCTTTTGTCGCAGCGGCGCAAGCTGCTCGCGCGTGCCGGCATGAAAGTGCTCAAAAAAGTGCGCTCGCACCAGCGCGGTCTGCTCCGGCGTTCGTTTGCCAGACTCGACCATTACCGCCTCGCGCACTTCCTTGGGCAGTGTGCTGGTCCCTTGTGCCCGTTCGGCCGCCTCCCAGGCCGCCAGCGAATCAAAATACTGCCCCGCCTGCGGCGTGCGCGTCACGATCCCCGCGCGGTCCCACAGCACGGTGCCATCGTGCTGCGTAAAGGCCCAGCCGTTGAGCACGCTCCCCGGCTTGAGTCCCACCTTGGCCGCCTCCACCTCCAGACGCACCCACTGCCCGCGCACCGGCAGGCCACCCATCGGCAATTTGTTCGGCGTGCCCGACTCGCCAAACGGGATGACGTCTTCTCCCCAAAACGCGCGATGGTCCCACTGGCCATCGTTGAACTGCAACATGATCGACTTGGGCGGATCGCTGGGGTCCAAATAGACATAAGCAAACAGTCGATCCCCCTCGCCGATCTTGAGGCCCGGGTTCGCCTCCAAAAAGTAGTGCTGGCTCAAACCCTTGGCCTGCCGGATCGTCGCGCGCTCGCCGCTATACACCGGTCGATCAAGCTGCGACACAAATTGCCAACCCGCATCAGTGGCCGATGGCTTGCCCCCGGCCGGCAGCGCGTCCTCAATCCACACAAACTCGTGAGGCTGATTCACCACCAGGCTGGCGCCGGCCGGCTCGTGGTATTCAATCTTCGCCAGCGCCCCCTGCATTTGCTCGTTCGCCTGCGCCAGTTCCGCGTCGAGCGAGCGCTGCTGCTCCACCTGCTCCGGCGTGGGGGCCTTGATCATCGGCGGCGGCAGCAATTGATTGCCGTCCATCGCCGCGTCGGCCGCCGAGTTGAAGAACGCGTAAAGCTGATAAAACTCCTTCTGCGTCACCGGATCAAACTTGTGGTCGTGGCACACCGCGCAGCCCAGCGTCATCCCCAACCACACTGTCGACATCGCTTCGGTCCGATCCACCGCGTAGCGCACCAACACTTCGTCGTCGATCGAGCCTCCTTCCCCCGTCGACACGTTGCAGCGATTGAAGCCGCTGGCGATCCGCTGCTCCTGCGTGGCGTTAGGCAATAGATCGCCCGCCAACTGCTCCACCGTGAATTGATCGAACGGCAGGTTGCTGTTGAAAGCGTTGATCACCCAATCGCGATACAGCCACATCGAGCGCTCGTTGTCCAGGTGCAACCCATGCGTGTCGCCGTAGCGCGCCTCATCCAGCCAATACCGCGCCATATGCTCGCCGTAGCGCGGCGAGGCCAGCAGTCGATCGACCAGCTTGGCGTACGCCTCCGGCGAGTCGTCCGCCAAAAACGCGTCGACCTCCGCCAGTGTCGGCGGCAGGCCCGTCAGGTCGAGCGTCACCCGCCGCAGCAACGTCACCTTGTCGGCCGCGGGCGATGGCGCCAGACCTTCCTTCTCCAACCGCGCCAAAATGAACGCGTCGATTGGGTTGGCGACCCATTCCGGCTTCTGCACCGCTGGCTGCGCCGGACGCTCGATCTTGGTCAGCGACCAATGCTCCGCGTATGGCGCCCCTTCGTCGACCCACCGCGCCAGCAGTTCCACCTGCTCGGCCGTCAGCGTTTTGCCGCTGTCGGGCGGAGGCATCTTCACACTCGCGTCCGTCGAGCGGACGCGCGACACCAGTTCGCTTTCGCCGCTCTTGCCCGGCACGATCGCCCGCATCCCAGACGGCAACTCGGCGGTCGCCCCGGCCAGCGTGTCGAGCCGTAACTCGGCCTGCCGCTGCGGAGCGTCGAAGCCGTGACACTTGAAGCACGCGTTCGACAAGATGGGCCGAATATCGCGATTGAAATCGAGCGGTTCCGCGGCGCCGGTCCAGGCCACCAGGCCAACCAGCCAGCCAAACGCAGAGAATCGTCCAATCCAAACGGCGGGGCGCAACATAGGCGGGACCCTTCATCCGGTAGGGCATCACAGGGCAGAACCCTAGTTTACACAACCATTAGCGCGGATTGCCAATAGTTCGCCCCGCATTTCGCGCCCCAAGCTGCATCTGGCACGCCACTTGCCTCGCAGATCAACCGCTCACGTTCGCTCTGCCGCTCGGGACGCAACGCTTTCGCGGTTTTTGCCGAGTGGCATGGTCCGCCGCTGGCCGCGCGGCAGATCTCGCCGGTTCCGTGCGGCAATGGTTGCCGATCGGAGCCCCTCACGAATCAGAAAGGCACAGGTCGCGTATGCGAGTCGGCGCCGACGCCAAGTCTCTCGTCTTTCCACAATTCTCGGGCGCCCAATCGGCCATGCAGCGCAAGGACAAGCACGCCCCCGCCGCGGAACTGCTCGGCTCGGCGCCGCTCGGCGATGCGCCCAATGCCACGGCGGGTAACCCCGCGGCTGTCGATTTCACCCGCATGACTCGGCAGGAGATGTTCGACTGGGTCAACGAGCAGATCCG
This is a stretch of genomic DNA from Pirellulales bacterium. It encodes these proteins:
- a CDS encoding neutral/alkaline ceramidase, which encodes MKRIILAALGAACLTAAARGDEYLIGRGKGDITLPVWGIQMLGYVHPQQVGEGLRQRQYARTFVIASAADDTRLAYTTCEVAFLTHTVKLAVLERLREKLGDRYGHANLILAGTHTHGTPGGYHHHLSISALGGEFFPQAFDALVDGIVESVLAADADLKPGRILLAQGDVPEASANRSAVAYRNNPEAERKQYSSAVDTRMTLLKFERAEGAIGLLNWFAVHPTSVNFYYKLTTSDNKGYAAEVVERALTGDQPGAAPFVAAYANSNSGDVTPNLNLDATGPGQTDLESCAIIGQRQADAALRLFRSAQEESALEELTGPIEVRHTFVDFSKVVVADEFTGAGEQSTAPSAWGYSFAAGSDAEGGGHSLFKEGMTQSDPAIDSVLRLVVPKAKPTPELIERQKPKAILIATGSTRPPMHEQIVPLAVARIGQLALVIGPAEFTTMSGRRFRAAVGRELGIDPRYVVVAGYANDFAGYVTTWHEYQLQQYEGGHTLFGPWSEAAYRQEFVKLARALKAHEPVETAVAPTDMRTLSYRKTMLDGPDERTPSGAKFGDIVASPRAKYTAGEAISATFWTGSPVNEYDRHDTFLAIERLTKAPDTWEAADDVSDWTTTAKWEPILANGKPKPSKPPRNNLLDLAPPRYSAKPDPFQVTITWESPADAKPGIYRIAHFGRCKKAGSVRRFTARTEPFEIGR
- a CDS encoding DUF1501 domain-containing protein — encoded protein: MDPRRENALAETRRYFFGRMAAGLGAAALGSVVNPQLFAGDASPPDPLASLGALPQLHKAPKAKRVIWLFMADAPSQLDLFDYKPKLGEFFDKDLPDSVRMGQRITTMTSGQKRLPVAPSLFQFSQHGKSGAWLSELLPNHREIVDDITIVKSMHTEAINHDPAITYIQTGSQLPGRPSAGAWVSYGIGSPSQDLPAFVVLHSKWSAKAGTQALFSRLWGSGFLPTKHQGVALRSSGDPVLYLSNPPGVTPDRRRQMLDGLATLNEKHQAVYGDPEIATRIAQYEMAFKMQTSVPELADISGEPQSVLDLYGPEATQPGTFAYNCLLARRLAERGVRFTQVFIRGWDHHNNLPENIRLMSKDIDRGCMALIKDLKQRGMLDETLVIWGGEFGRTIYSQGTLTKDNYGRDHHPRNFTMWLAGGGVKGGLVYGETDDFSYNITDKPVHIHDLNATIMHLLGIDHERLTYRFQGRDFRLTDVHGQVVHDILA
- a CDS encoding glycoside hydrolase, whose amino-acid sequence is MRLCLAVLFFGAGGLALAGELGTGTRLELVERRRLEAASGLTNAIYVSPTERHLLAAGGFSADNGQTWEKIDPFTRFDGKLPFGYRREIATRFYDPEENCVVAIINAMDTPGVDPAAIEPPVALNTYYLRYRVSTDGGRSYVCDEPIVTEGHTAQNPIDGVWVGKNALFMGDAGSQVLRTREGKLLVPAQACLLGADGELSSPGGGFTYTDAVTLIGEWSGNRRLKWRAAQRVEADPARSTRGMIEPTLAEMPDGRILMVLRGSNGGTKDPDYQLAGHRWQAVSEDGGEHWSTPEPWRYDDGEAFFSPSSMSQLLAHSSGRYFWIGNICPANPQGNSPRWPLVIGEVDSRSLRLVRSSVIEIDTRRDDDTDGVELSAHAAAFEDRATGDIVLAMQRYTGGYKSSQPFVYRIGLRGD
- a CDS encoding PSD1 and planctomycete cytochrome C domain-containing protein, whose protein sequence is MLRPAVWIGRFSAFGWLVGLVAWTGAAEPLDFNRDIRPILSNACFKCHGFDAPQRQAELRLDTLAGATAELPSGMRAIVPGKSGESELVSRVRSTDASVKMPPPDSGKTLTAEQVELLARWVDEGAPYAEHWSLTKIERPAQPAVQKPEWVANPIDAFILARLEKEGLAPSPAADKVTLLRRVTLDLTGLPPTLAEVDAFLADDSPEAYAKLVDRLLASPRYGEHMARYWLDEARYGDTHGLHLDNERSMWLYRDWVINAFNSNLPFDQFTVEQLAGDLLPNATQEQRIASGFNRCNVSTGEGGSIDDEVLVRYAVDRTEAMSTVWLGMTLGCAVCHDHKFDPVTQKEFYQLYAFFNSAADAAMDGNQLLPPPMIKAPTPEQVEQQRSLDAELAQANEQMQGALAKIEYHEPAGASLVVNQPHEFVWIEDALPAGGKPSATDAGWQFVSQLDRPVYSGERATIRQAKGLSQHYFLEANPGLKIGEGDRLFAYVYLDPSDPPKSIMLQFNDGQWDHRAFWGEDVIPFGESGTPNKLPMGGLPVRGQWVRLEVEAAKVGLKPGSVLNGWAFTQHDGTVLWDRAGIVTRTPQAGQYFDSLAAWEAAERAQGTSTLPKEVREAVMVESGKRTPEQTALVRAHFFEHFHAGTREQLAPLRQKIDDVNKRVAELDAAVPRTMVMANLEKSREAFVLIRGAYDKKSDKVEPGTPAILPPMPADAPRNRLGLARWLVDPAHPLPARVTVNRYWQQYFGVGIVKTAEDFGSQAEWPSHLDLLDWLAAEFIESGWNVKHLQKLIVTSSAYRQSSKTTAELVARDPENRLVARGPRYRVDAEVVRDIALATSGLLVEKVGGKSVKPYQPEGLWETVGFIGSNTRDFKRDSGEALYRRSMYTFWKRTCPPPSLTAFDAPSRETCTVRRARTNTPLQALALMNDVQFVETSRALATRMMKEGGAAPAERAAFGWRLATARVPESDELAVLVGMYEKQLGEFRADAEAAKQLLAVGESKRDEALDPAEHAAWTMVANLILNLDETITKE